The DNA window TGACTCCTAAACTATCCTCCTATTGGTTGTATTTTGTCACTTCAACGTCTTACAAATTAGCATCTTCATTGGTAGATAGTATGGGAATTCAAATCATTGGAAAACCAAGTAATATCAATAAAATTCTAGAGGTCAATCCTATGACTTACAAACAAGCTGTTGAATTAGCTTTCGAAAAAATAGAACAAAATAGTATTGTTTCTAGCTGGAAAGACTCTATGATAAGCAGCGGAAGACTTAGAAATAATCTTCATAAATATATCAATGTACCAAAATATGGTTGTTTTACAGATTATAAAGAACGTAAAGTCATAAATACTGAAAAAACTATTGATAAAATCTGGAGTATTGGCGGAAAAAATGGTTGGTATTACGGTACATTTCTTTGGAAAATAAGAGGTTATATCGATAAACTATTTGGAGGCATCGGTTTACGCAGAGGTAGAACAAGTCCTACCAATTTAGAAGTTGGTGACGCCTTAGATTTTTGGCGAGTTATTTATGCAGACAAAGCACAACAAAAACTTCTACTCTATGCAGAAATGAGACTTCCTGGTGAAGCTTGGTTAGAATTCAAAATTGAAGAGGGTTTACTCAAACAAACAGCTACTTTCAGGCCTAGAGGGATTTGGGGCAGATTATATTGGTATAGTGTATTACCTTTTCATGGTTTTATATTCAAAGGAATGATAAACAAGCTTGTAACAGTTTAAGAGATCTTAGTTAGACATTAATGAATTCATTTTTACTTAATTCACAATACTATAACTAAAATCTATAGTGATATGTTATTTTTTTGTTTAAACATACATTATAAACATTAAACATTTTGTAAATTTGAGTATTATGAAATCTATAATCATCAGGTTTTAGATTACAGGATTCCAAATAATTAATTAAAATGAGGTATCTGCAATTTAATTTTCAATTTACGTAATGAAATTAGATCTAATTACGACTGATAGAATCATAGAAATGGCTTGGGAAGATAGAACCACTTTTGAAGCTATAGAATTTCAATTTGGCTTAAAAGAACAAAACGTCATTAAACTGATGCGGAAAGAGATGAAACCCAAAAGTTTCAAAATGTGGCGCAAACGAGTTCAAGGTCGTAAAACAAAACATGAAAAATTACGAACATTTTCAGAGGGTAGATTTAAATGTTCCAGACAAAAACAGATAACCCAAAACTCGATATCTAAACGATAATATTTTTTTAGATTGAAAAAACAAGAATACACAACTACATAAACATATAAAATTATGGAATTAATAAACAAAGCCTTAGAGTTCGAGAAAAGAAAGATGAAGTCACTTTCAACAAGTGATCGTGTTAAAATTTCTCGTGAAGCAAAAGCCTTGATATTAGATTTAAATAAAATTTACATTGAACGTAAAGATCAAAAAATAATGGACCTTATGAAGCGCTTAACTCTAA is part of the Psychroserpens ponticola genome and encodes:
- a CDS encoding SDR family oxidoreductase; protein product: MKILVTGATGYIGKRIIPLLLNDHHRVVCAIRDKLRADKNYANEDLIEIVEADFLKPETLHNIPKDIDIVYYLIHSMSNSSNDFESLEERCAINFKNYIETTNAKQVIYLSGITNETNLSKHLQSRKNVEDCLKSDAYGLTIFKAGIIVGSGSSSFEIIRDLVEKLPFMIAPKWLNTKTQPLAVRDVLAFLHRSAGKEKLYNKSYDVFGSEVLTYKQMLLQFAEVRSLKRYILTVPIMTPKLSSYWLYFVTSTSYKLASSLVDSMGIQIIGKPSNINKILEVNPMTYKQAVELAFEKIEQNSIVSSWKDSMISSGRLRNNLHKYINVPKYGCFTDYKERKVINTEKTIDKIWSIGGKNGWYYGTFLWKIRGYIDKLFGGIGLRRGRTSPTNLEVGDALDFWRVIYADKAQQKLLLYAEMRLPGEAWLEFKIEEGLLKQTATFRPRGIWGRLYWYSVLPFHGFIFKGMINKLVTV
- a CDS encoding TIGR03643 family protein; the protein is MKLDLITTDRIIEMAWEDRTTFEAIEFQFGLKEQNVIKLMRKEMKPKSFKMWRKRVQGRKTKHEKLRTFSEGRFKCSRQKQITQNSISKR